The following are encoded together in the Robertmurraya sp. FSL R5-0851 genome:
- the dprA gene encoding DNA-processing protein DprA encodes MESFSLRLCHLLHCRGAGWKMVYHILKHDPELKELYSPTFLYQFPELPSSIIQTLFEDLHSPVLLEQIRHYQQNDIKIITYFDSAYPELLKETYQPPWVLYAKGDISLLGKQTKLAVVGSRQATEYGKRAIDRLFPPLIEKGVIIVSGLALGVDTLAHEAAIRLGGKTIAVIAGGIYHIYPQTNQKLALNIMKHHLVISEYPPNTTPSRWQFPMRNRIISGVSKGTFIIEAKRKSGSLITANFAVHEGREVFALPGNIFSQHSTGTNDLIQQGAKLVRSHEDILNELFYA; translated from the coding sequence TTGGAATCTTTTTCATTACGTTTGTGTCATTTGCTTCATTGTCGTGGAGCGGGCTGGAAAATGGTTTATCATATTTTAAAGCATGATCCCGAGCTTAAAGAGCTATATTCCCCAACTTTCCTCTACCAATTCCCTGAACTTCCATCATCTATCATTCAAACCTTATTCGAAGATCTTCATTCACCGGTTTTATTGGAACAAATCCGCCATTATCAACAAAATGATATTAAAATAATTACTTACTTTGACTCAGCTTATCCTGAATTATTAAAAGAAACGTATCAGCCGCCGTGGGTATTGTATGCAAAGGGGGACATTTCTTTGCTTGGGAAGCAAACCAAGCTTGCTGTGGTCGGTTCTAGACAGGCAACAGAGTATGGTAAAAGAGCCATTGATCGGTTGTTTCCACCACTGATTGAAAAGGGGGTTATTATCGTTAGCGGCTTAGCCTTAGGGGTTGATACGCTTGCTCATGAAGCTGCCATTCGACTAGGCGGGAAGACGATAGCGGTCATCGCTGGAGGTATCTACCATATTTACCCACAAACCAATCAAAAGCTTGCTCTAAATATTATGAAGCACCATCTTGTGATCTCCGAGTATCCTCCAAATACGACTCCTTCGCGCTGGCAATTTCCTATGAGAAATAGAATTATTAGTGGTGTTTCTAAAGGTACATTTATAATAGAAGCAAAAAGAAAGAGTGGCTCTTTAATCACAGCAAATTTTGCCGTTCATGAGGGTCGAGAGGTGTTTGCCCTCCCAGGAAATATTTTCAGTCAGCATTCGACAGGGACAAATGACTTAATTCAGCAGGGAGCGAAGCTTGTTAGAAGCCATGAAGATATACTCAATGAATTATTTTATGCATAA